The DNA sequence GGTTGCTTCCGGAAGTATAGCAAGTTTGGCCCAAAAAAGCGACGCCCCCGGCAAGAACCGGGGGCGTCGGAAAGGGGCGGAATCAGGTGTTGATCTTCGGGATGCTCTCGGCGCCCTTGCGCAGGGACTCCTCGTCGAGGGCGATGTCCTGCAGGTTGCCCGACAGGTAGTTGTCATAGGCGGTCAGGTCGAAGTGGCCGTGGCCGCTGAGGTTGAAGAGGATGGTCTTCGCCTCGCCGACCTCCTTGCAGCGCAGGGCCTCCTCGACGGCGCCGCGGATGGCGTGGCTGGACTCGGGCGCGGGAAGGATGCCCTCGCACTTGGCGAAGAGCAGGCTGGACTCGAAGCAGGGGTTCTGCATGAGGGCCAGCGCGCCGATGCACCCCTCCTTCTTCAGGTGGGCCACCTGGGTGGCCACGCCGTGGTAGCGCAGGCCGCCCGCGTGGATGCCCGGCGGCATGAAGTTGTGGCCCAGGGTATACTGCTTCATCAGCGGCGTCATGCCGCCCGTGTCGCCGAAGTCATAGGCGAAGGGCCCGCGGGTCAGGGTCGGGCAGGCGGCCGGCTCGACGGCCACGCACCACACATTGCTCTTGCCGTCCAGGCGGTCCTTCACGAAGGGGAACGCGACGCCGGCGAAGTTGGACCCGCCGCCGCAGCAGCCGATGACCACGTCGGGGTACTCGCCCACGCTCTCCAGCTGGAGCTTGGCCTCCTGGCCGATGATGGTCTGGTGCATGCACACGTGGTTGAGGACGCTGCCCAGGCTGTACTTGATGGAGCCGCCGCTCTTGGCCGCGATCTCCACGGCCTCCGAGATGGCCATGCCCAGGCTCCCCGTGGTGCCGGGAAAGTCCTGGTTGAACTTGCGGCCGATGTCCGTCTCCATGCTGGGGCTGGCGACCACGCGGCCGCCGTAGGCCTGCATCACGCTCTTGCGGTAGGGCTTCTGCTCGAAGCTGATCCGCACCATGTAGACCGTGCACTTCATGTCGAACATGGCGCACGCGATGGAGAGCGCCGTGCCCCACTGGCCCGCGCCGGTCTCCGTGCTCAGCTCGTTCACGCCCTCCATCTTGTTGTAGTAGGCCTGCGCGATGGACGTGTTGATCTTGTGGCTGCCCGCCGGGCTCACGCTCTCGTTCTTGTAGAAGATCTTCGCCGGGGTGCCCAGGGCCGCCTCCAGCCGGTACGCCCGGCGCAGCGGCGTCGGCCGGTACAGCAGCAGCTTGTCCATCACCTCGCCGGGAATGGAAATGTACCGCTCCGCGCTCATCTCCTGCGCGATCAGCCCCATCGGGAAGATGGCGGCCAGGTCCTCCGCCTTCACCGGCTGCTGCGTGCCGGGGTGCAGCACGGGCGCCATCGGCGTCGGCATGTCCGCGTTGATGTTGTACCACGCGTCCGGCATCTTCTTGGGGTCAAGCAGGATGTTGTACTCGTTCATTGCTCGGTTTCCTGATGAGGGTTGACTGCGGCCCGGGCGGGGTCCGGGCCGGTAACACCCGAAGCGCCCGCGTTATTGTAAAGAATTCCGGGAGAAAAACCAAACCGGGCGCTCCCGCGCGGATGCAATACCCCCTCCGGGGCGGCTACAATGGCCCAGGACGCGCGCCGCGCGCGGGGAAGAACCATGGAAAACACGGGCCCCGGACAGCACAGCACCCCCCCGGAGATCGTCGTCGTTTCCGGACTGCCCCGTTCCGGCACCTCCATGATGATGCGCATGCTGGCGGCGGGCGGCATGCCCCTGTTCACCGACGACGCGCGCGCCGCGGACGAGGACAACCCCCTGGGCTACTTCGAGCACGAGGCGGTGAGGCGCCTGCGGGAGGACGCCTCCTGGGTGCCCGGGGCCGCGGGAAAGGCCGTCAAGGTGGTCTCGTTCCTGCTTCCCGCCCTCCCGGAGGGATTTCTCTACCGCGTGATCCTCATGCGGCGGCCCCTGGAGGAGGTGCTCGAATCGCAACGGCGCATGCTGGAGCGCCGGGGCGCCCCCGCGGCGGACGACGACGCGCGCATGGCCGCCCTCTTCCTTCGGCACCTGGCGGCGACGGAGCGGTGGCTTGCCGCGCGGCAGGGCGTGAGGGCGCTCGCCGTGGACTACGCGGAGGCCCTGGCCGCGCCCGCGGACACGGCACGCCGGGTGGCCGACTTCCTCGGCGGCGGGCTCGACGCCGCGGCGATGGCGGCGGCGGTGGACCCCGCGCTGCGGCGCGCGGGGCGGCCAATAAAGAAATAATTCCTTAAAGTTGCAATAGAGAAATTTTTCTTGGTATACTGCGCGGCGACCGGCCTCGCAGTGCGGCGTGGGGCGCGCGGCCCCGTTACGGCGGCGCGCCCCACGCCGAAAACAGGAAGACCGGAGGAAAGGGCCCCTGCGGGCCCGTTCCGGACGGGAGCGAACGACAAGGCATGAACGATCTGCTTTCCTGGAAGAACCGGCTGACGACCACGCTGGCCATGGAGCTGCTGGCGGCGCTCTCGGGGCTGGCGCTGGTGGGGTTCATTC is a window from the Candidatus Hydrogenedentota bacterium genome containing:
- a CDS encoding TrpB-like pyridoxal phosphate-dependent enzyme, coding for MNEYNILLDPKKMPDAWYNINADMPTPMAPVLHPGTQQPVKAEDLAAIFPMGLIAQEMSAERYISIPGEVMDKLLLYRPTPLRRAYRLEAALGTPAKIFYKNESVSPAGSHKINTSIAQAYYNKMEGVNELSTETGAGQWGTALSIACAMFDMKCTVYMVRISFEQKPYRKSVMQAYGGRVVASPSMETDIGRKFNQDFPGTTGSLGMAISEAVEIAAKSGGSIKYSLGSVLNHVCMHQTIIGQEAKLQLESVGEYPDVVIGCCGGGSNFAGVAFPFVKDRLDGKSNVWCVAVEPAACPTLTRGPFAYDFGDTGGMTPLMKQYTLGHNFMPPGIHAGGLRYHGVATQVAHLKKEGCIGALALMQNPCFESSLLFAKCEGILPAPESSHAIRGAVEEALRCKEVGEAKTILFNLSGHGHFDLTAYDNYLSGNLQDIALDEESLRKGAESIPKINT
- a CDS encoding sulfotransferase; protein product: MENTGPGQHSTPPEIVVVSGLPRSGTSMMMRMLAAGGMPLFTDDARAADEDNPLGYFEHEAVRRLREDASWVPGAAGKAVKVVSFLLPALPEGFLYRVILMRRPLEEVLESQRRMLERRGAPAADDDARMAALFLRHLAATERWLAARQGVRALAVDYAEALAAPADTARRVADFLGGGLDAAAMAAAVDPALRRAGRPIKK